From a region of the Paraburkholderia hospita genome:
- the greB gene encoding transcription elongation factor GreB gives MNKAFVKESTDENDDDLEAAQPDMPAGAKNYITPAGYRRLRDELLHLIDEARPEVVKLVSWAASNGDRSENGDYIYGKRRLREIDRRIRFLTKRIDLAEVVNSSRQENTDQVFFGATVEYATEDGETHTVRIVGIDEVNLDEGHVSWISPIARALLKSKVGDQVTLHTPAGPQPIDVLDVAYPTREEEEA, from the coding sequence ATGAATAAAGCCTTTGTCAAAGAATCGACTGACGAGAACGACGACGATCTCGAAGCCGCGCAACCCGACATGCCCGCGGGTGCGAAGAACTACATCACGCCCGCCGGCTACCGGCGACTGCGTGACGAGTTGCTGCACCTGATCGACGAGGCGCGGCCGGAAGTGGTGAAGCTGGTGTCGTGGGCGGCGTCGAACGGCGACCGTTCGGAGAACGGCGATTACATCTACGGCAAGCGGAGGCTGCGCGAGATCGACCGGCGTATCCGCTTTCTCACCAAGCGTATCGATCTCGCCGAAGTCGTGAACAGCAGCCGCCAGGAAAACACGGATCAGGTGTTTTTCGGTGCGACCGTCGAATACGCGACGGAAGACGGCGAGACGCATACGGTGAGGATCGTGGGCATCGATGAGGTGAATCTGGATGAAGGGCACGTCAGCTGGATTTCGCCTATCGCGCGTGCGCTGCTGAAGTCGAAGGTCGGCGATCAGGTGACGTTGCATACGCCTGCCGGGCCGCAGCCGATCGACGTGCTCGACGTAGCGTATCCGACGCGTGAAGAAGAGGAGGCTTGA
- the rph gene encoding ribonuclease PH: protein MNDITKRPSGRAADQLRDVRITRHYTKHAEGSVLVEFGDTKVICTASVAESVPGFLRDRGQGWLTAEYGMLPRATHTRSDREAARGKQTGRTQEIQRLIGRALRSVFDLERLGARTINIDCDVIQADGGTRTASITGAFVAAHDAVAKLLATGRIEASPINDYVAAISVGVFDGLPVLDLDYDEDSQCDTDMNVVMTGDGGFVEIQGTAEGVPFSRDEMNKLLDLAQGGIRTLIEKQKEALELKGD from the coding sequence ATGAACGACATCACGAAACGCCCCAGCGGCCGCGCCGCCGATCAGCTGCGCGACGTGCGCATCACGCGCCATTACACGAAGCACGCGGAAGGCTCCGTGCTGGTCGAATTCGGCGACACCAAGGTGATCTGCACGGCGAGCGTCGCCGAAAGCGTGCCCGGGTTTCTGCGCGACCGCGGCCAGGGATGGTTGACGGCCGAATACGGCATGCTGCCGCGCGCGACGCACACGCGCAGCGACCGCGAAGCCGCGCGCGGCAAGCAGACGGGCCGCACGCAGGAAATCCAGCGTTTGATCGGCCGCGCGCTGCGCTCGGTGTTCGATCTCGAACGGCTCGGCGCGCGCACGATCAATATCGATTGCGACGTGATCCAGGCCGACGGCGGCACCCGCACGGCGAGCATCACGGGCGCGTTCGTCGCCGCGCACGACGCCGTCGCGAAGCTGCTCGCAACGGGCCGCATCGAAGCGTCGCCGATCAACGATTACGTCGCGGCCATTTCCGTCGGCGTGTTCGACGGCCTGCCCGTGCTCGACCTCGACTACGACGAAGACTCGCAGTGCGACACCGACATGAACGTCGTGATGACGGGCGACGGCGGCTTCGTCGAAATCCAGGGGACGGCGGAAGGCGTGCCGTTTTCACGCGATGAGATGAACAAGCTGCTCGATCTCGCGCAAGGCGGCATCAGGACGCTGATCGAGAAGCAAAAGGAAGCATTGGAGTTGAAGGGTGACTGA
- the rdgB gene encoding RdgB/HAM1 family non-canonical purine NTP pyrophosphatase: MTDRKDNPLGRIVLASNNAGKLREFAALFGTAGIELIPQGALNVPEAEEPHPTFVENALTKARHASKLTGLPAIADDSGLCVRILRGAPGVYSARYAQLAGGEKSDAANNAHLVEQLKGVSDRRAYYFCVLALVRHADDPEPLIAEGRWHGEMLDAPRGANGFGYDPYFFLPALNATAAELEPAVKNASSHRAIALQQLFARLKEEA, encoded by the coding sequence GTGACTGATCGAAAAGACAACCCGCTGGGCAGGATCGTGCTCGCGTCGAACAACGCGGGCAAACTGCGCGAGTTCGCGGCGCTGTTCGGCACGGCGGGTATCGAGCTGATCCCGCAAGGCGCGCTGAACGTGCCGGAGGCGGAAGAGCCGCATCCGACCTTCGTCGAGAACGCGCTGACAAAGGCGCGTCACGCATCGAAGCTGACGGGCCTGCCCGCAATCGCCGACGATTCCGGCCTGTGCGTGCGCATATTGCGCGGCGCGCCTGGCGTTTATTCGGCGCGTTATGCGCAACTCGCGGGCGGTGAGAAAAGCGACGCGGCGAACAACGCGCACCTCGTCGAGCAACTGAAGGGCGTGAGCGACCGGCGCGCGTACTACTTCTGCGTGCTCGCGCTCGTGCGCCATGCCGACGACCCCGAGCCGCTGATCGCCGAAGGCCGCTGGCACGGCGAGATGCTCGATGCGCCGCGCGGCGCGAACGGCTTCGGCTACGACCCGTACTTCTTTTTGCCGGCGCTGAACGCGACAGCGGCCGAACTCGAGCCTGCCGTGAAGAACGCGAGCAGCCATCGCGCGATTGCGTTGCAACAGCTGTTCGCGCGGCTGAAGGAGGAAGCGTGA
- a CDS encoding cold-shock protein encodes METGIVKWFNDAKGFGFITSDAGGEDLFAHFSEIRADGFKSLKENQRVSFEVKAGPKGKQAANIQPL; translated from the coding sequence ATGGAAACTGGTATCGTCAAATGGTTCAACGATGCTAAGGGCTTCGGCTTCATCACGTCCGACGCGGGCGGCGAGGACCTCTTCGCGCACTTCTCGGAAATCCGCGCGGACGGCTTCAAGTCGCTGAAGGAGAACCAGCGCGTGTCGTTCGAGGTGAAGGCTGGACCCAAGGGCAAGCAGGCTGCGAACATCCAGCCGCTGTAA
- the rpoZ gene encoding DNA-directed RNA polymerase subunit omega yields MARITVEDCLKQIPNRFELALAATYRARQLAQGHTPKIESRDKPTVVALREIAAGQVGVEMLKKVPV; encoded by the coding sequence ATGGCCCGCATTACCGTCGAAGACTGTCTGAAACAGATCCCGAATCGCTTTGAACTGGCGCTTGCTGCGACCTATCGCGCACGTCAGCTCGCTCAAGGCCACACGCCGAAAATCGAAAGCCGCGACAAGCCCACCGTGGTCGCGTTGCGTGAGATTGCGGCCGGCCAGGTTGGCGTCGAAATGCTGAAGAAGGTGCCCGTCTAA
- the hemW gene encoding radical SAM family heme chaperone HemW, whose amino-acid sequence MSHASTTGAGVIKAFTSPGSIRLTSLPPLALYVHFPWCVRKCPYCDFNSHESKGGAFPEDDYLDALRSDLEQALPLVWGRQVHTVFIGGGTPSLMSAKGLDRLLSDVRALLPLDADAEITLEANPGTFEADKFAQFRASGVNRLSVGIQSFNETHLKALGRIHDATQARHAVEVAATTFDNFNLDLMFALPKQTLAECQADIETALSFAPPHLSLYHLTLEPNTLFAKFPPPLPDDDSSADMQDWIHERTREAGYERYEVSAYAKPHRQSKHNLNYWRFGDYLGIGAGAHTKLSFPNRILRQMRYKHPASFIEEARSGNAVQEEHEVGTRDLPFEFMLNALRLVEGFPVHRFIERTGLPMTSIEPALQEAERRGLITRDYEKIAPTPLGQAFLNDLQELFLKDS is encoded by the coding sequence GTGAGCCACGCATCAACGACGGGAGCCGGCGTCATCAAGGCGTTCACGTCGCCCGGCAGCATCCGTTTGACATCGCTGCCGCCGCTCGCTCTTTATGTGCACTTTCCGTGGTGCGTGCGCAAGTGTCCGTACTGCGACTTCAACTCGCACGAGTCGAAAGGCGGCGCGTTTCCCGAAGACGATTACCTCGACGCGCTGCGCAGCGATCTCGAACAGGCGCTGCCGCTCGTGTGGGGACGGCAGGTGCATACGGTGTTCATCGGCGGCGGGACGCCGAGTCTGATGTCGGCGAAGGGGCTCGATCGCCTCTTGTCCGACGTGCGCGCGCTGCTGCCGCTCGATGCCGACGCCGAAATCACGCTCGAAGCGAATCCCGGCACGTTCGAAGCCGACAAGTTCGCGCAGTTTCGCGCGAGCGGCGTGAACCGGTTGTCGGTTGGCATCCAGAGCTTCAACGAGACGCATCTGAAGGCGCTCGGCCGCATTCACGATGCGACGCAGGCGCGCCATGCCGTCGAGGTTGCCGCGACGACGTTCGATAACTTCAATCTCGACCTGATGTTCGCGCTGCCGAAGCAGACTTTGGCGGAGTGTCAGGCCGATATCGAAACGGCGCTGTCGTTCGCGCCGCCGCATCTGTCGCTGTATCACCTGACGCTCGAACCGAACACGCTGTTCGCGAAGTTTCCGCCGCCGCTGCCCGACGACGATTCGTCCGCCGATATGCAGGACTGGATTCACGAACGCACGCGCGAAGCGGGCTATGAGCGGTATGAGGTGTCGGCGTATGCGAAGCCGCATCGGCAGAGCAAGCACAACCTGAACTATTGGCGCTTCGGCGACTATCTCGGCATCGGCGCGGGCGCGCATACGAAGCTGTCGTTTCCGAACCGCATCCTGCGGCAGATGCGCTACAAGCATCCCGCGTCGTTTATAGAAGAGGCGCGTTCGGGCAATGCCGTGCAGGAAGAACATGAAGTCGGCACGCGCGATCTGCCGTTCGAATTCATGCTGAACGCGCTGCGGCTGGTGGAAGGGTTTCCGGTGCATCGGTTCATCGAGCGCACAGGTCTGCCGATGACATCGATCGAGCCGGCTTTGCAGGAAGCGGAGCGTCGCGGGCTGATCACGCGCGACTACGAAAAGATCGCGCCGACGCCGCTCGGCCAGGCATTCCTCAACGATCTTCAGGAGCTGTTTTTGAAGGATTCGTGA
- a CDS encoding YicC/YloC family endoribonuclease, translating to MIYSMTGYASATRELAAATGNGGISVSVELRTVNSRFLDLNFRMPEDVRVCEPTLREMLMSKLSRGKVDIRINLQRSEQSANAGAVNRDALQQLALLERSVLAAFPEAGRLRTGEILRWPGVLAESGVSPEVLRDAVLECGKQAIGDLIDVRGREGAQLATMLLNNVSEMEAIVTKITPLVPELIAKHQQKIVERLQEALGIAAPDQSATIVSREEIAERIRQEVTMYGIRIDIAEELSRLTAHLNETRHVIQKGGKVGKRLDFMMQELNREANTLGSKAAAKELADSSMTLKLLIEQMREQVQNLE from the coding sequence ATGATCTACAGTATGACTGGCTATGCGAGCGCCACGCGCGAACTCGCAGCGGCAACGGGCAACGGCGGCATCAGCGTATCCGTCGAATTGCGCACGGTGAACTCGCGCTTTCTCGATCTCAACTTCCGGATGCCGGAAGACGTGCGTGTCTGCGAGCCGACGCTGCGCGAAATGCTGATGAGCAAGCTGTCGCGCGGCAAGGTCGATATCCGTATCAACCTGCAGCGCAGCGAGCAGTCGGCGAACGCAGGCGCGGTCAATCGCGACGCGCTGCAACAGCTTGCCTTGCTCGAGCGGTCGGTGCTCGCGGCGTTTCCTGAAGCGGGCCGTCTGCGCACGGGCGAAATCCTGCGCTGGCCGGGCGTACTGGCCGAGAGCGGCGTGTCTCCGGAAGTGCTGCGCGATGCCGTGCTCGAATGCGGCAAGCAGGCAATCGGCGATCTGATCGATGTGCGCGGCCGCGAAGGCGCGCAACTCGCGACGATGCTGCTGAACAACGTCAGCGAGATGGAAGCCATCGTCACGAAGATCACGCCGCTCGTGCCGGAGTTGATCGCGAAGCATCAGCAGAAGATCGTCGAGCGTTTGCAGGAAGCGCTTGGCATCGCCGCGCCCGACCAGTCGGCGACGATCGTGTCGCGCGAAGAGATCGCCGAGCGCATCCGTCAGGAAGTGACGATGTACGGAATTCGTATCGACATCGCGGAAGAACTGTCGCGCCTCACCGCGCACCTGAACGAAACGCGCCACGTGATTCAAAAGGGCGGCAAGGTCGGCAAGCGTCTGGACTTCATGATGCAGGAGCTGAACCGCGAAGCGAACACGCTGGGCTCGAAAGCGGCCGCGAAGGAACTTGCAGATTCTTCGATGACGCTCAAGCTGCTCATCGAACAGATGCGCGAACAAGTACAAAACCTGGAGTAA
- a CDS encoding phage protein NinX family protein, with protein MNVADLSDLALDYWVARSLHDFVREIYFTDSGRVVSIRGNDRGRPWDGRFTPSTSWEAAAVVLERAQRLEVRERTRDGAAHCVADFEGGHRTVSAHGESLRIALLRAFVSSQFGDTVDDVLRQPQSLFGTRATPIGEQTAALGVENELPKPDGEIGDIKSAPR; from the coding sequence ATGAACGTAGCTGATCTCTCCGATCTGGCGCTCGACTACTGGGTCGCGCGCAGCCTGCACGACTTCGTGCGCGAAATCTACTTTACCGACAGCGGGCGCGTCGTCTCGATACGCGGCAACGATCGTGGCCGTCCGTGGGATGGGCGCTTCACGCCGTCGACGTCATGGGAGGCGGCGGCCGTCGTGCTCGAGCGCGCGCAGCGGCTCGAAGTGCGCGAGCGCACGCGCGACGGCGCGGCACATTGCGTCGCGGACTTCGAGGGCGGCCACCGGACGGTGTCCGCGCATGGCGAATCGCTGCGTATCGCGCTTCTGAGGGCGTTCGTGAGCAGCCAGTTCGGCGATACCGTCGACGATGTTCTCCGTCAGCCCCAGTCGCTGTTTGGCACGCGTGCGACGCCGATCGGCGAGCAGACGGCGGCGCTGGGCGTCGAGAACGAGCTGCCGAAACCGGATGGCGAGATCGGTGATATCAAGTCGGCGCCGCGCTGA
- the gmk gene encoding guanylate kinase, which translates to MTETKRESSAPRNPYAGVYPGNLFMVVAPSGAGKSTLVNALLARDPAIRLSISYTTRPPRPKEQDGEHYHFTTIEDFLQRHDAGEFLESAEVHGNYYATSRVWIEEQMKSGHDVLLEIDWQGAQQVKKQFRNAVEIFILPPSLEALEERLKKRGQDEPNVITRRLLAAGSEMAHAAEAEYVVINENFDRALAELQCLVSATRSRFASQYARHTDLFMQLGIHLPHA; encoded by the coding sequence ATGACCGAAACCAAACGCGAAAGCAGCGCACCGCGCAATCCGTACGCAGGCGTCTATCCCGGCAACCTGTTCATGGTTGTCGCGCCGTCGGGCGCCGGCAAGTCGACGCTCGTCAACGCGCTGCTCGCGCGCGACCCGGCGATCCGTCTGTCGATTTCGTACACCACGCGCCCGCCGCGTCCGAAGGAGCAGGACGGCGAGCACTATCACTTCACGACCATCGAAGATTTTCTCCAGCGTCACGACGCGGGCGAGTTCCTCGAAAGCGCGGAAGTGCACGGCAACTACTACGCGACCTCGCGTGTGTGGATCGAAGAGCAGATGAAAAGCGGCCATGACGTGCTGCTCGAAATCGACTGGCAGGGCGCGCAGCAGGTGAAGAAGCAGTTCCGCAATGCCGTCGAGATTTTCATTTTGCCGCCGTCGCTCGAAGCGCTCGAAGAGCGTCTGAAGAAGCGCGGCCAGGACGAGCCGAACGTGATCACGCGACGTCTTCTCGCAGCGGGCAGCGAGATGGCGCACGCGGCGGAAGCGGAGTATGTCGTGATCAACGAAAACTTCGATCGCGCGCTGGCTGAACTGCAATGCCTCGTGTCGGCGACGCGCTCGCGCTTCGCATCGCAATACGCGCGCCACACGGACCTCTTCATGCAGCTCGGCATTCACTTGCCGCACGCGTGA
- a CDS encoding exonuclease domain-containing protein yields MSELLLFEPALDVPIVFVDLETTGGSVGDHRITEIGVVELGPDGASTWTTLVDPGQPIPPFIQQLTGITNAMVRGAPTFESIAADLFARLDGKLFIAHNANFDRGFLRSEFQRVGFTFNPDMLCTVRLSRALFPAEKRHGLDALVERHALVPSDRHRALADADLLWQFWQRLHGLVPVEVLRAQIDKTMRRFRIAGDITEELLDTAPAGCGVYAFYGENDAPLYVGRSVRVRQRLRTHLTGERRSSKELKLAQQVRRVEWRGTGGEIGALLAEAQMIAALRPPHNRVPRVSRADPVDAPWPYDGAIAFEERDAAEGARVFHVVDQWRYLGHAPSLAEASTLLAASVLGAFELSTWRVLQSHLARGLSVLPLSRQAVQPEAGASLAAAPADAA; encoded by the coding sequence ATGTCTGAACTGCTTCTGTTTGAACCGGCCCTCGATGTGCCGATTGTTTTTGTCGACCTGGAAACGACGGGTGGTTCCGTCGGCGATCACCGGATCACTGAAATCGGCGTCGTCGAACTGGGGCCGGATGGTGCGTCCACGTGGACCACGCTCGTTGACCCCGGCCAGCCGATCCCGCCTTTCATCCAGCAGTTGACGGGCATCACCAACGCGATGGTGCGCGGCGCGCCCACCTTCGAGTCGATTGCCGCCGATCTTTTCGCGCGGCTCGACGGCAAGCTTTTCATTGCGCATAACGCGAACTTCGACCGTGGATTTTTGCGCAGCGAGTTCCAGCGCGTGGGCTTCACGTTCAATCCCGATATGTTGTGCACCGTGCGTCTTTCGCGCGCGCTGTTTCCTGCCGAAAAGCGTCACGGCCTCGACGCGCTCGTGGAACGGCATGCGCTCGTGCCGTCGGACCGGCACCGCGCGCTTGCCGATGCCGATCTGCTCTGGCAGTTCTGGCAGCGGTTGCACGGCCTCGTTCCCGTCGAGGTGCTGCGTGCGCAAATCGACAAGACCATGCGCCGGTTCCGGATCGCGGGTGATATCACGGAAGAACTGCTCGATACCGCGCCTGCCGGCTGCGGCGTCTACGCGTTCTATGGCGAGAACGACGCGCCGCTATACGTCGGACGAAGCGTGCGCGTGCGCCAGCGTCTGCGCACGCATCTGACGGGCGAGCGCCGTTCGTCGAAAGAGTTGAAGCTCGCACAGCAGGTGCGCCGCGTCGAGTGGCGCGGCACAGGCGGGGAAATCGGCGCGCTGCTTGCCGAAGCGCAAATGATCGCGGCGCTTCGCCCGCCGCATAACCGCGTGCCGCGCGTGAGCCGCGCCGATCCCGTTGACGCCCCCTGGCCTTACGACGGCGCAATCGCGTTCGAGGAGCGGGACGCGGCCGAGGGGGCGCGCGTGTTCCATGTCGTGGATCAGTGGCGCTATCTTGGACACGCGCCGTCGCTGGCCGAGGCATCGACGCTGCTCGCCGCGAGCGTCCTTGGCGCGTTCGAGCTATCGACGTGGCGCGTTCTGCAGTCGCATCTCGCACGCGGCCTGAGTGTGCTGCCGCTCAGCCGTCAGGCCGTCCAGCCCGAGGCAGGCGCCAGCCTCGCAGCGGCGCCCGCCGACGCAGCCTAG
- a CDS encoding RelA/SpoT family protein translates to MSTDPSPSATEVDHAAHEHDSDSPSSARKYIDAVLEQSFRHLFGPTATPEQPRRHDVVSIAKLTTALSDYLSPEEIKEVKAAFHFSDEAHLGQYRQSGEPYITHPVAVAETCASWKLDAQSIMAALLHDVMEDQGVTKTELAERFGPKVAELVDGLSKLDKMEFRSREEAQAENFRKMLLAMARDVRVILVKLADRLHNMRTLGAVPPEKRRRVARETLDIYAPIAHRLGLNNTYRELQDLSFANFNPHRYATLEKAVKAARGNRREVVGKILESVQRAISDAKLDAEVTGREKTIFSIYKKMRDKQLSFSQVLDVYGFRVVVENPLECYTCLGALHALYKPVPGKFKDYIAIPKVNGYQSLHTTLVGPFGAPIEFQVRTRKMHEIAEAGVAAHWLYKNGGADLNDVQKRAHQWLKSLLDIQSEVGDSSEFLEHVKIDLFPDAVYVFTPKSKIMALPRGATALDFAYSIHSDLGNQCVAVKINNELLPLRTELKSGDIVEVITAPYSKPNPAWLGFVRTGKARTAIRHYLKTMRLNESVQLGERLVDQSLKGYGLALSDVTPEVWDKLVLWTGNKNRQEIFADIGLGRRVAAVMAKRIEVLMNGREGHDGDDDHPREHGTSTAPPVVITGTEGMSVQLSACCRPIPGDDIMGYIGIGLGMAIHTTDCRVAQRIHRRDPGRWIDVAWAPQPGRLFDVAIKVLVKNTKGVFARVAADITSADANIVHIAMDEDQSQESTVLRFVIQVSDRVHLANVMRRVRTNLDVMRIARERPSEEGHRHHDGGMRIDRERADY, encoded by the coding sequence ATGAGCACCGACCCCTCGCCATCCGCAACGGAAGTGGACCACGCTGCCCACGAACACGATAGCGACTCGCCATCGTCTGCACGCAAGTACATCGACGCGGTCCTCGAACAATCGTTTCGCCATCTGTTCGGACCAACCGCCACGCCGGAGCAGCCGCGCCGGCATGACGTCGTCTCCATCGCCAAGCTGACTACCGCGCTTTCGGACTACCTGAGCCCGGAAGAGATCAAAGAGGTCAAGGCGGCCTTCCACTTCAGCGACGAAGCCCACCTCGGGCAATACCGTCAAAGCGGCGAGCCCTACATCACGCACCCGGTTGCCGTCGCGGAAACGTGCGCGTCCTGGAAGCTCGACGCGCAGTCCATCATGGCGGCGCTGCTGCACGACGTGATGGAAGATCAGGGCGTGACCAAGACCGAACTCGCGGAGCGGTTCGGCCCGAAGGTCGCAGAACTGGTCGACGGGTTGTCGAAGCTGGACAAGATGGAGTTTCGCAGCCGCGAGGAAGCGCAGGCGGAGAACTTCCGCAAGATGCTGCTCGCGATGGCGCGCGACGTGCGCGTGATTCTCGTGAAGCTCGCGGACCGGCTTCACAACATGCGTACGCTCGGCGCCGTGCCGCCGGAAAAGCGCCGCCGCGTCGCGCGCGAAACGCTCGATATCTACGCGCCGATCGCGCACCGGCTCGGCCTGAACAATACCTATCGCGAGCTGCAGGACCTGAGCTTCGCGAACTTCAATCCGCACCGTTACGCGACGCTGGAAAAAGCGGTGAAGGCTGCGCGCGGCAATCGCCGCGAAGTGGTCGGCAAGATTCTCGAATCCGTCCAGCGCGCAATTTCGGACGCGAAGCTCGACGCCGAAGTGACGGGCCGCGAGAAAACCATCTTCAGCATCTACAAGAAGATGCGCGACAAGCAGTTGTCGTTCTCGCAGGTGCTCGATGTGTACGGCTTCCGCGTGGTCGTCGAGAATCCGCTCGAATGCTACACCTGCCTCGGTGCGCTGCATGCGCTCTACAAGCCGGTGCCGGGCAAGTTCAAGGACTACATCGCGATTCCGAAGGTCAACGGCTATCAGTCGCTGCACACCACGCTGGTCGGCCCGTTTGGCGCGCCGATCGAATTCCAGGTGCGCACGCGCAAGATGCACGAGATCGCGGAAGCGGGCGTCGCTGCGCACTGGCTGTACAAGAACGGCGGCGCCGATCTGAACGACGTGCAGAAGCGCGCGCATCAGTGGCTCAAGTCGCTGCTCGACATTCAGAGCGAAGTCGGCGATTCGAGTGAATTCCTCGAACACGTGAAGATCGACCTCTTCCCGGATGCCGTCTACGTGTTTACGCCGAAGTCGAAGATCATGGCGCTGCCGCGCGGCGCCACGGCGCTCGACTTCGCGTATTCGATCCACAGCGACCTGGGCAACCAGTGTGTCGCGGTGAAGATCAACAATGAACTGCTGCCGCTGCGTACCGAGTTGAAGAGCGGCGATATCGTCGAAGTGATCACGGCGCCGTATTCGAAGCCGAACCCCGCGTGGCTCGGCTTCGTGCGCACCGGCAAGGCGCGCACTGCGATCCGCCACTATCTGAAGACGATGCGCCTGAACGAGTCGGTGCAGCTGGGCGAACGTCTCGTCGATCAGTCGCTCAAGGGCTATGGGCTCGCGCTCTCCGACGTCACGCCGGAAGTGTGGGACAAGCTCGTGCTATGGACGGGCAACAAGAACCGCCAGGAAATCTTCGCGGATATCGGTCTTGGTAGGCGTGTGGCGGCCGTGATGGCCAAACGGATCGAAGTGCTGATGAACGGCCGCGAGGGTCACGACGGCGACGACGACCACCCGCGCGAGCATGGCACGTCGACTGCGCCGCCCGTGGTCATCACGGGCACGGAAGGGATGTCGGTGCAGTTGTCGGCGTGCTGCCGCCCGATTCCCGGCGACGACATCATGGGCTACATCGGCATCGGCCTCGGTATGGCGATTCACACTACCGATTGCCGCGTCGCGCAACGCATTCACCGGCGTGATCCGGGCCGCTGGATCGACGTCGCATGGGCGCCGCAGCCGGGCCGCCTGTTCGATGTCGCGATCAAGGTGCTGGTCAAGAATACGAAGGGCGTGTTCGCACGCGTTGCCGCGGATATCACGTCCGCCGACGCGAACATCGTTCACATTGCGATGGACGAAGACCAGTCGCAGGAATCGACGGTGCTGCGCTTCGTCATCCAGGTCAGCGACCGCGTGCATCTGGCCAACGTGATGCGCCGCGTGCGGACCAATCTCGACGTGATGCGCATCGCGCGCGAACGGCCGAGCGAAGAAGGGCATCGTCATCACGACGGCGGCATGCGGATCGACCGCGAGCGCGCCGATTACTGA
- a CDS encoding porin, translated as MKKTLMVAALSGVFATAAHAQSSVTLYGLIDAGITYTNNQATAPGQGHSNVQMTSGSVNGSRFGLRGAEDLGGGLKAIFTLENGFGINDGTLKQQSRLFGRQAFVGLASEQFGAVTLGRQYDSMVDYVGPLSLTGTQYGGTQFAHPFDNDNLNNSFRVNNSVKYQSANYAGFKFGALYGFSNQADGFSNNRAYSAGASYSFAGFNFAAAYLQLNSNGATGSAAAFNTGGAVNGDNTFFAGRQQTWGAGGNYTFGPATVGLVYSQTNLSKMAGINQGASGNQGLQNRFGGDSGHFQNYEANARYALTPAISIAGSYTYTKASLGGEHPHWNQFNLQTAYALSKRTDVYLQGEYQQVSENSLVNANINGLNASANEKQVAVTAGLRHRF; from the coding sequence ATGAAAAAGACTCTCATGGTCGCGGCCCTCTCGGGCGTTTTCGCAACCGCTGCGCACGCTCAAAGCAGCGTCACGCTGTACGGCCTGATCGACGCCGGCATCACGTATACCAACAACCAGGCAACTGCTCCGGGCCAAGGTCACAGCAACGTCCAGATGACGAGCGGCTCGGTGAACGGCAGCCGTTTCGGCCTGCGTGGCGCTGAAGACCTCGGCGGCGGCCTGAAGGCTATCTTCACGTTGGAAAACGGTTTCGGCATCAATGACGGCACGCTCAAGCAGCAAAGCCGTCTGTTCGGCCGTCAGGCGTTCGTTGGTCTGGCAAGCGAGCAGTTCGGCGCTGTGACCCTCGGCCGTCAATATGACAGCATGGTCGACTACGTTGGTCCGCTGTCGCTGACGGGCACGCAATACGGTGGCACGCAGTTCGCCCACCCGTTCGACAACGACAACCTGAACAACTCGTTCCGCGTCAACAACTCGGTCAAGTACCAGAGCGCGAACTACGCGGGCTTCAAGTTCGGCGCGTTGTACGGCTTCTCGAACCAGGCTGACGGCTTCTCGAACAACCGTGCATACAGCGCGGGTGCGTCGTACAGCTTCGCCGGCTTCAACTTCGCTGCTGCTTACCTGCAACTGAACAGCAACGGCGCGACGGGCTCAGCTGCTGCGTTTAACACCGGCGGCGCAGTCAACGGCGACAACACGTTCTTCGCTGGCCGCCAGCAAACGTGGGGCGCAGGCGGCAACTACACGTTCGGCCCGGCAACGGTCGGCCTCGTGTACTCGCAAACGAACCTGTCGAAGATGGCTGGCATCAACCAGGGCGCATCGGGCAACCAGGGCCTGCAGAACCGTTTCGGCGGCGACAGCGGTCACTTCCAGAACTACGAAGCGAACGCACGCTACGCTCTGACGCCGGCAATCAGCATCGCTGGCTCGTACACGTACACGAAGGCAAGCCTGGGTGGCGAGCACCCGCACTGGAACCAGTTCAACCTGCAAACGGCTTACGCGCTGTCGAAGCGTACCGACGTGTACCTGCAGGGCGAATACCAGCAAGTCAGCGAAAACTCGCTCGTCAACGCCAACATCAATGGCCTGAACGCGTCGGCGAACGAGAAGCAAGTTGCTGTGACGGCTGGTCTGCGTCACCGCTTCTAA